CCAGTTCACGCCTGACCTCATGCCGTCGGACATCACCGGGACGGAGATCATCCAGACGGACCGCAGCACGGGCGATCGTGACCTCGTGTTCCAGCCCGGTCCGATCTTCAGCAACATCGTGCTGGCCGACGAGATCAACCGGACGCCGCCCAAGACGCAGGCGGCGCTGCTGGAGGCCATGCAGGAGCACCGCGTCACGGTGCAGGGCGAGACGTATCAGCTCGAGGAGCCGTTTTACGTGTTCGCGACGCAGAACCCGATCGAACTGGAGGGCACGTATCCGCTGCCCGAGGCGCAGCTGGACCGCTTCATGTTCGAGATTCGAATCGACCATCTTCCGGAGGACGAAGAGCTGGAGGTCGTGCGGGCCACGACGAGTCCGATCGTGGAGGACTACTCGCACACGATCGGCGCCAGGGATCTGATCGAGTTTCAGGAGCTGATCCGGCGCGTGCCGGTTGCCGAAGAGGTGCTCAAGTACGCCGTACAGCTAGTGCGGACCAGCCGCCCGAATCCCAACGGATCGCCGGAATTCATCAAGAAGTGGGTCGCCTACGGCGCGTCGGTCAGGGCGGCTCAGTACCTGATTCTGGGCGGAAAGGCGCGCGCCATCACGCGCGGGCGCTATCACGTGACGTTCGAGGACGTGCGGGCGCTGGCGGCGCCGGTTCTCCGGCACCGCGTGCTGACCAACTTCCACGCCGACGCGGAGGGCATGACCACCGACCGCCTCGTCGAGAACCTGCTCGAGGCAGTGCCGCAGCCCTCATCAGGGATGTAGCATGGCCCTGACCGCGAGACCGGCCGGCCGCTCGGCGGCCGGGGCGAGAAGCGCCCATCTGGCAGATCCGGAGGTTCTGGGCCGTATCCAGAACCTGGAGCTGCTGGCCCGGACCGTCGTGGACGGATTCATCCAGGGCCTGCACCGGTCTCCCTACCTCGGCCTGTCGATCGATTTCGCCGAGCACCGGGCCTACATGCCCGGCGACGACATCCGCAATCTGGACTGGAAGCTCTACGCGCGGACGGACCGCTTTTACGTGAAGCGCTTCGAGGCCGAGACCAACGCCAATCTGGTCGTCGTCCTGGACACTTCGGCCTCCATGGGTTTCGCTTCGGGCAGCCTGTCCAAGCTGCGCTACGGGGCCATCCTGGGCGCCTGCCTGGCGACCCTGTCGCGCCGTCAGGGTGACCGGGTGGGCGGCGCGCTGGTAGGCGGTGAGCTGCGGGACTATGTGCCGGCCGCGGCCGGCCACCTGGAGTTGGTCCTCGCCGCGCTGGACCGGGCCGGGCCCGAAGGCGGCGGCTCGTTCGCATACGCCGTTGACGCCGTGGCCGCGCGCCTCAGACGGCGCGGAATCCTGGTTGTCATCTCCGACTTCTATGAGGAGACAGAGCGTCTCGGCGCCTCGCTAAAGCGGCTGGCCACGGGCGGCCACGACGTAATCGCCTTCCACGTCCTGGACGGAGCCGAGCTGGATCTGCCCTACGACCGGCCGACGCGCTTCGAGGACCTGGAGTCCGGCGCGCAGCGGCAGATAGTGCCCGAGGAGTTCCGGGATCGCTATCAGCAGCTCATGTCGGCGCATACAGAGCGGCTGCGCGAGGAGCTGACCGGTGGCCGGATAGACTACGAGCTGGTCCGCACCGACCGCCCCATCGGCGAGGCGCTTTTCCAGTACCTGACCGCGCGTCAGCGTTTCATGAGGCTGCGCTAGCATGCGCGTCGCCGGACTTCGGCCGATCGCGAGCCGGTTGGGAAGCCGCTGATGGGCCTCGGTTTTCTCGGTCCGGCCTTTCTCCTGGGCGCCGTGGCCCTGGCCATTCCGGTCCTCATCCATTTGACGCACAAGACCAAGCGCAACGTGGTCCGCTTTCCGTCTCTGATGTTTCTGGAGGATCTGCCGGTGAAGGTCACGCGCAAACAGCGCGTACATCACTGGCCGCTGCTCCTGGCCCGTCTGCTGGCCTTCGCCCTTCTGGCCCTGGCTTTCGCCCGTCCTCTGTTCGAGGACTCGGATCTGGGTGCGGCCAGCGGCCCGGGGCCAACCGAAACGGTGATCCTGCTCGATCAGTCGTACAGCATGGGCTACGAGGGGCGCTGGGATGAGGCTCTGGCCGAGGCCCGAGACGCGGTAAGCGGAATGCGAGACGGCGACCGCGCCAGCCTGGTGCTGTTCGACGAGGGAGCCCGGCTGGCCGTGCGTTCGTCGCCCGATCCAG
This is a stretch of genomic DNA from Gemmatimonadota bacterium. It encodes these proteins:
- a CDS encoding DUF58 domain-containing protein; this translates as MALTARPAGRSAAGARSAHLADPEVLGRIQNLELLARTVVDGFIQGLHRSPYLGLSIDFAEHRAYMPGDDIRNLDWKLYARTDRFYVKRFEAETNANLVVVLDTSASMGFASGSLSKLRYGAILGACLATLSRRQGDRVGGALVGGELRDYVPAAAGHLELVLAALDRAGPEGGGSFAYAVDAVAARLRRRGILVVISDFYEETERLGASLKRLATGGHDVIAFHVLDGAELDLPYDRPTRFEDLESGAQRQIVPEEFRDRYQQLMSAHTERLREELTGGRIDYELVRTDRPIGEALFQYLTARQRFMRLR
- a CDS encoding AAA family ATPase, translated to QFTPDLMPSDITGTEIIQTDRSTGDRDLVFQPGPIFSNIVLADEINRTPPKTQAALLEAMQEHRVTVQGETYQLEEPFYVFATQNPIELEGTYPLPEAQLDRFMFEIRIDHLPEDEELEVVRATTSPIVEDYSHTIGARDLIEFQELIRRVPVAEEVLKYAVQLVRTSRPNPNGSPEFIKKWVAYGASVRAAQYLILGGKARAITRGRYHVTFEDVRALAAPVLRHRVLTNFHADAEGMTTDRLVENLLEAVPQPSSGM